A segment of the Bdellovibrio bacteriovorus genome:
TGGCGATCGTGTAGACTTCATACTGCGGATCACCACTGACGCTCAGATCCCAACCCGCAGAATGCTGAAGCAGATCACGCAAGGTGATCTTGTAGACACGCTGATCGCGGATCTGGCGGTACTTTGGCAGATAGCCGCGGGGGCCGAAAACAGGTTTGTTCAAAGCTTTTTCCAGATCGACACCGGAATCTTCCAGCACTTTGAACACGGCAATAGCCGTGATGGGTTTGCTGGCACTGGCGATGCGCCACAAGGTGGTGTCTTGCGGCGTCGTTTTGTTTTCTATATCTGCAAAACCAAAGTTGTCCGTGTGGATGATCTCGCCATCTTTCAGAATGGCGACAGAAGCGCCTGGGATGTTGTGTTTTTGAATGAACGTATTTACGAAATCACCGGCTTTTTTTGCCGACGCATTTTTCTTTGGGGTGCTGGTGCAGCCGATCATCAGCAGGGAAACCAGCAGGGTCATCAGGGGTGCTTTCATCTATAGCTCCTTCTCGCTATGAGACAGCGTGATCGATTTTTTGCATAAAGAAAACAAGTTTTCGTGGATTTTCTGGGCCATCGGTCCCGTCGCGGTTTGGCCAGTTGTTAATGTTCGGTGAAAAATCAATCCATAGTCTCGTGAAGTACATTCAGGATCACCCGAATAGTTCAGCAGAACACAACCGCAAACTCGGATGTAGGCGGTCAACTATTCAAGGAGGCTAAGCCATGGTTATGACGAAGTAGCGAGGAAATAAATGGGAATGAGAGTAACAACCAATGTTGCAGCCCTGAACGCCCAAAGAAATCTGGCGGGTTCGCAAAGAATCGTAAATGATTCTATGGCCAAACTCGCTTCGGGCAGTCGAATCAACAAAGCGGCAGATGATGCTGCGGGCTTGGCGATTTCAGAAGGGTTGAAGGCACAGATCCGTTCTGCAGCTCAGGCTCAAAGAAATGCCAATGATGGTATTTCCATGATCCAGACGGCAGAGGGCGGTCTGAATGAAGTCGGCAACATTATTGTGCGTCTGCGCGAACTGGCGATCCAGTCGGCCTCTGACACTGTCGGGGAAACCGAGCGCGGGATGCTTAATAAAGAGGTGACACAGTTGACCAGTGAAATGCAGCGTATTGCCAAGTCCACGACGTGGGGTACGACGAAACTGCTGGACGGCTCTGCGCCGAAGTTTGATTTCCAGGTGGGCATCGGCAACGACGATTTCGCGGATCGCATCAGCTTTAATGCGGGCGAACACGCGGCGACGCTGGATGCTCTGGGCTTGGAAGGACTGGATTTCTCTTCGAAAGAAGGGGCACAAACGGCACTGAAACGACTGGACGATGCGCAGACGAATGTCAGCGGCACCAGAGCTTATCTGGGGGCATTGCAGAATCGACTGACATCGACAGTGGATAATCTGGGTGTGACTCAGGAAAACCTGTCCGCTGCCAACAGCCG
Coding sequences within it:
- a CDS encoding flagellin N-terminal helical domain-containing protein; amino-acid sequence: MGMRVTTNVAALNAQRNLAGSQRIVNDSMAKLASGSRINKAADDAAGLAISEGLKAQIRSAAQAQRNANDGISMIQTAEGGLNEVGNIIVRLRELAIQSASDTVGETERGMLNKEVTQLTSEMQRIAKSTTWGTTKLLDGSAPKFDFQVGIGNDDFADRISFNAGEHAATLDALGLEGLDFSSKEGAQTALKRLDDAQTNVSGTRAYLGALQNRLTSTVDNLGVTQENLSAANSRIRDTDVATASSEMVRNNILLQAGTSILSQANQANQLALKLIG